Proteins encoded within one genomic window of Esox lucius isolate fEsoLuc1 chromosome 12, fEsoLuc1.pri, whole genome shotgun sequence:
- the LOC114840499 gene encoding zinc finger BED domain-containing protein 1-like → MPPNGEVIAQGLIDALASWGLSEDRQSCITTDSGTNMVKATSLNKWTRLQCFGHRLHLAIERAGKDKRMDRAVGLCKKVVAAFSFSWKKKRDLATAQEELKLPKHKLVTESPTRWGSRQKMVARMIEQHKAISQVLSADKKTRHLVPTWQDIEVLESMNEALKPLLEFTDSLSGESYVSVSYLKPVLHLFRTELLNPSDDDTQLTKDIKTAVIEYLNEKYDDEITDKLLDMASLLDPRFKTQYIRPDKIEAIKTRAVTEILKMEGDPGPSTSQASCRTEELEAEGGAAAALPVKKQRKSLGSFFKKPCPSNTGLSDMQAVEGELENYLMGPDADSETEPLDWWKVYDKKFPKVSQLARRYLCIPATSSSSERIFSTGGNIVTCHRAALKPETVDKLVFLARNL, encoded by the exons ATGCCTCCAAACGGTGAAGTTATTGCCCAAGGATTGATTGACGCACTCGCCTCCTGGGGGCTAAGTGAAGACCGACAATCGTGCATCACAACGGATAGTGGTACAAACATGGTAAAAGCCACTTCACTCAACAAATGGACACGACTTCAGTGTTTTGGTCATCGACTACACTTGGCTATTG AAAGAGCAGGGAAGGACAAGAGGATGGATCGAGCCGTTGGGCTTTGTAAAAAAGTAGTGGCtgccttctccttctcctggaaaaagaagagagacCTTGCAACTGCTCAGGAAGAACTTAAACTGCCGAAGCACAAGCTGGTGACAGAGTCACCTACCAGGTGGGGATCCCGTCAAAAGATGGTGGCAAGGATGATTGAGCAGCACAAGGCTATCTCTCAGGTACTCTCTGCTGACAAGAAAACCAGGCACTTGGTGCCCACCTGGCAGGACATTGAAGTGCTGGAGTCAATGAATGAGGCCTTAAAGCCACTTCTTGAGTTCACAGATTCACTCTCTGGTGAATCTTATGTGAGTGTGTCCTACCTCAAGCCTGTGCTGCACCTCTTCAGAACAGAGCTCCTGAATCCCTCTGATGATGACACACAGCTCACAAAGGACATAAAGACAGCAGTCATAGAATATCTCAATGAGAAGTACGATGACGAGATAACAGACAAACTGCTTGATATGGCATCATTGCTTGACCCGCGCTTCAAGACTCAATATATCAGGCCAGACAAGATTGAGGCAATCAAAACAAGAGCAGTGACTGAGATTCTGAAAATGGAGGGAGACCCAGGCCCATCCACTTCACAGGCTTCATGCAGAACAGAAGAACTAGAGGCAGAGGGAGGTGCTGCTGCAGCTCTTCCTGTAAAGAAGCAGAGGAAGTCACTGGGCAGTTTTTTTAAGAAACCATGCCCCAGCAACACAGGACTCAGTGACATGCAGGCAGTGGAGGGGGAGCTGGAAAACTACCTCATGGGTCCAGATGCAGACAGTGAAACAGAACCCCTGGATTGGTGGAAGGTGTATGACAAAAAGTTTCCTAAAGTGAGCCAACTAGCAAGGCGCTACTTGTGCATCCCTGCTACCAGCTCCTCCTCTGAGAGGATTTTTAGCACAGGTGGGAACATTGTGACCTGTCATAGGGCAGCTTTAAAACCTGAAACTGTAGACAAGCTTGTCTTTCTTGCCCGTAACTTGtaa